One part of the Streptomyces nigra genome encodes these proteins:
- a CDS encoding glycosyltransferase family 9 protein → MTPRRSAGGAHAALLVSGDTGLAHLAVAHGTPSVTLFGPVPPRLWGPPPGGRHIALWRPGPPGDPHGTAPDPCLLRIDTAEVVVAARSLLLTPSPA, encoded by the coding sequence CTGACCCCGCGCAGGTCAGCCGGCGGGGCCCACGCGGCACTCCTGGTCAGCGGTGACACCGGACTGGCCCATCTGGCGGTGGCGCACGGCACACCGTCCGTGACGCTCTTCGGCCCGGTGCCGCCCCGCCTCTGGGGGCCACCGCCTGGCGGCCGGCACATCGCCCTGTGGCGGCCGGGACCCCCCGGAGACCCGCACGGGACCGCCCCCGACCCGTGCCTGCTGCGGATCGACACCGCCGAGGTCGTCGTAGCGGCCCGCTCCCTCCTCCTCACCCCGTCCCCGGCCTGA